A stretch of Zootoca vivipara chromosome 13, rZooViv1.1, whole genome shotgun sequence DNA encodes these proteins:
- the SALL2 gene encoding sal-like protein 2 isoform X1, whose protein sequence is MRCLCLSLPIVSIQKSELPVSYSVGIWWIIFRCASFFSSLLLSFILERTMYEWAESCKGDTGDETAPLSCPACRTNFKDPSELSAHVDSCCSEQPTCSSAAAATAAAGQDHSSLSSSSSSSSVEVRPESPQSMDVESGTLLSDPTQEAALPRPPPPPPPTLPSSSASASVPAGHLNIPLILEELRVLQQRQLHQMQMTEQICRQVLLLGSLGQVGSPTPPSEPASGASLPPKPPLPVFSIKTEPGRTQASSSPEVPKPAFFHLYHPFPGGARVPKAEQLLAPAFPTATGILAAQCLGTARGLEQATSPGLLRQKNGGGVGGGGGGGGVLESRLEEKPGGRHKCRFCGKVFGSDSALQIHLRSHTGERPYKCNICGNRFTTRGNLKVHFHRHREKYPHVQMNPHPVPEHLDYVLTTSGLPYGMSVPPEKPEPGEETTPPPTAERKALSATESLTLLSGASPSAAAQALPGFNKLVLMKAVEAKGKGDENTPPEREAEGARLQLGKLVGSLPSWALLANHFKAGTAVGPFPYVLETSPSETSKLQQLVEKIDRQGSPSSSSCSAPIMAAQAVAGSSSSSSSLPASSGPNQCVICLRVLSCPRALQLHYGQHGGERPFKCKVCGRAFSTRGNLRAHFVGHKTSSAARAQNSCPICQKKFTNAVSLQQHVRMHLGGQIPNGALLPEPPTSEGATLGEGEKQQQPQQQAPPQDEELSEEEEEEPTDEDSLESGGEKAEVPSSPEQEAPGLTKEGGEAGQAEEEDGGTNAALPSGPGSPQRPMQKGEEKAEGEKAGGGMPQEEEQETGGEGPSEKQEGSQAKEGPTLVCGICKQAFPDRAALRKHALAAHHQVNLSGHVWSSNQARRGRRLPLEGPVPVLSGGQVKLQDFLGRDIPAQLVGVGPLSFWNQYTAFLSGGLPTKPAHGGGSGVASSSSSSSSASNTGTHGLFGSSVTPGKVAPSEAKEKPPVGSLLLLPPPPPAPAPEVIPENQGKGEK, encoded by the exons ATGCGCTGTTTGTGCCTTTCCCTCCCCATTGTTTCCATCCAAAAGTCAGAACTCCCTGTTAGCTATTCTGTAGGAATATGGTGGATAATTTTCAGGTGtgcttccttcttttcttccctcctcctttcttttatTCTAGAGAGAACGATGTATGAATGGGCGGAATCTTGCAAAG GAGATACCGGGGACGAGACAGCCCCATTATCCTGCCCCGCCTGCCGTACCAACTTCAAGGATCCCTCCGAGTTGTCCGCTCACGTGGATTCCTGCTGCTCGGAGCAGCCCACCTgttcctctgcagcagcagctacaGCCGCCGCTGGTCAGGACCACTCCAGCCTCTCCTCCTCGTCGTCCTCTTCCTCGGTGGAAGTCCGTCCCGAGAGCCCGCAGAGCATGGACGTCGAATCGGGGACGCTGCTGTCCGACCCAACCCAAGAAGCGGCCCTTCCCCGgccccctcccccgcctcccccaacactgccttcctcctccgcctccgcctccgtcCCCGCTGGGCACCTCAACATCCCCCTCATCTTGGAAGAGCTCCGGGTCCTGCAGCAACGCCAGCTGCACCAAATGCAGATGACCGAGCAGATCTGCCGCCAGGTGCTGCTGCTGGGGTCCCTGGGGCAGGTGGGCTCCCCGACCCCTCCCTCCGAGCCGGCCTCGGGAGCGTCTCTTCCTCCCAAGCCCCCCTTGCCGGTCTTCTCCATCAAAACAGAGCCAGGGAGGACCCAGGCATCCAGCTCCCCTGAGGTCCCCAAGCCCGCTTTCTTTCACCTCTACCACCCTTTCCCTGGAGGCGCCCGAGTGCCCAAGGCCGAGCAGCTCCTAGCTCCGGCCTTCCCCACAGCTACGGGCATCCTGGCCGCCCAGTGCTTGGGCACCGCCCGGGGTTTGGAGCAGGCGACGTCTCCGGGGCTCCTGCGGCAGAAGAatgggggaggagtggggggaggaggaggaggaggaggagtgttagAAAGcaggctggaggagaagcccgGAGGGCGCCACAAATGCCGCTTCTGCGGCAAGGTCTTTGGCAGCGACAGCGCCCTGCAGATCCACCTACGCTCTCATACGGGCGAGCGCCCTTACAAGTGCAACATCTGCGGCAACCGCTTCACCACCCGCGGCAACCTCAAGGTGCACTTCCACCGCCACCGGGAGAAATACCCCCACGTCCAGATGAACCCCCACCCCGTCCCCGAGCACCTGGACTACGTCCTCACCACCTCGGGGCTACCTTACGGCATGTCGGTGCCGCCTGAGAAGCCTGAGCCCGGAGAGGAAACCACCCCTCCGCCCACCGCCGAACGCAAGGCCCTGAGCGCCACTGAGAGCCTAACCCTGCTGTCTGGGGCCTCGCCGTCGGCAGCAGCTCAGGCCTTGCCCGGCTTCAACAAGCTGGTTCTGATGAAGGCAGTGGAGGCGAAAGGGAAGGGGGATGAGAACACCCCACCGGAAAGGGAGGCAGAGGGTGCCCGGCTTCAGCTGGGGAAGCTGGTGGGATCGCTGCCCAGTTGGGCCTTGCTAGCCAATCACTTCAAGGCGGGCACAGCAGTGGGGCCTTTCCCCTACGTGCTGGAAACGTCCCCCTCGGAGACATCCAAGCTCCAGCAGCTGGTGGAGAAGATTGACCGCCAGGGGTCTCCTTCGTCATCTTCTTGCTCTGCTCCCATCATGGCTGCCCAAGCTGTGGccgggtcctcctcctcctcctcttccctgcctgcTTCTTCGGGGCCCAACCAGTGTGTGATCTGCTTGCGGGTCCTGAGCTGCCCTCGAGCCCTGCAGCTCCACTACGGGCAGCACGGAGGGGAGAGGCCTTTCAAGTGCAAGGTGTGCGGGCGAGCCTTCTCCACCCGGGGGAACCTGCGTGCTCACTTTGTGGGCCACAAAACCAGCTCGGCTGCCAGGGCCCAGAACTCTTGCCCCATCTGCCAGAAGAAGTTCACCAATGCTGTTAGCCTCCAGCAGCACGTCCGCATGCACCTGGGTGGGCAGATCCCCAATGGGGCGCTCCTCCCTGAGCCCCCGACTTCGGAAGGGGCCACCTTGGGGGAAggcgagaagcagcagcaaccacagcAACAGGCCCCTCCCCAAGATGAGGAactgtcagaggaggaggaggaagaacccACCgatgaagactccctggaaagtgGAGGGGAGAAGGCCGAGGTGCCCTCCAGCCCGGAACAGGAAGCTCCGGGCCTCACCAAGGAAGGGGGAGAAGCGGGACAGGCGGAAGAGGAAGACGGTGGCACCAATGCTGCCTTGCCATCGGGGCCCGGAAGCCCTCAGCGGCCCATGCAGAAAGGGGAAGAGAAGGCGGAGGGGGAAAAGGCAGGAGGGGGAATGCCACAGGAAGAGGAACAGGAAACGGGCGGGGAAGGCCCATCGGAGAAGCAAGAGGGCAGTCAAGCCAAAGAGGGGCCGACGCTGGTTTGTGGGATTTGCAAGCAGGCCTTCCCTGACAGGGCCGCATTGCGCAAACATGCACTGGCTGCCCACCACCAG GTTAATCTCAGCGGCCACGTGTGGAGCAGCAACCAGGCGCGGCGAGGGAGGCGCCTGCCCCTAGAAGGCCCTGTGCCGGTGCTGTCGGGGGGCCAGGTCAAGCTCCAGGACTTCCTGGGGCGTGACATCCCAGCCCAGCTCGTAGGGGTGGGACCGCTCTCTTTCTGGAACCAGTACACGGCCTTCCTTTCTGGAGGCCTCCCGACCAAGCCAGCTCACGGTGGGGGTAGTGGTGtcgcttcttcctcctcctcctcttcttcggcATCCAACACGGGCACCCACGGCCTCTTCGGGTCCAGCGTCACCCCTGGGAAGGTGGCTCCCAGCGAGGCCAAGGAGAAGCCGCCGGTGGggtctctgctgctgcttcctccgccTCCGCCAGCCCCAGCTCCGGAGGTCATCCCTGAGAaccaagggaagggggagaagtaA
- the SALL2 gene encoding sal-like protein 2 isoform X3, whose product MMSSSRAHGEQQQPEGVAAPGDGAAGAGGDCRMGEAAGDTGDETAPLSCPACRTNFKDPSELSAHVDSCCSEQPTCSSAAAATAAAGQDHSSLSSSSSSSSVEVRPESPQSMDVESGTLLSDPTQEAALPRPPPPPPPTLPSSSASASVPAGHLNIPLILEELRVLQQRQLHQMQMTEQICRQVLLLGSLGQVGSPTPPSEPASGASLPPKPPLPVFSIKTEPGRTQASSSPEVPKPAFFHLYHPFPGGARVPKAEQLLAPAFPTATGILAAQCLGTARGLEQATSPGLLRQKNGGGVGGGGGGGGVLESRLEEKPGGRHKCRFCGKVFGSDSALQIHLRSHTGERPYKCNICGNRFTTRGNLKVHFHRHREKYPHVQMNPHPVPEHLDYVLTTSGLPYGMSVPPEKPEPGEETTPPPTAERKALSATESLTLLSGASPSAAAQALPGFNKLVLMKAVEAKGKGDENTPPEREAEGARLQLGKLVGSLPSWALLANHFKAGTAVGPFPYVLETSPSETSKLQQLVEKIDRQGSPSSSSCSAPIMAAQAVAGSSSSSSSLPASSGPNQCVICLRVLSCPRALQLHYGQHGGERPFKCKVCGRAFSTRGNLRAHFVGHKTSSAARAQNSCPICQKKFTNAVSLQQHVRMHLGGQIPNGALLPEPPTSEGATLGEGEKQQQPQQQAPPQDEELSEEEEEEPTDEDSLESGGEKAEVPSSPEQEAPGLTKEGGEAGQAEEEDGGTNAALPSGPGSPQRPMQKGEEKAEGEKAGGGMPQEEEQETGGEGPSEKQEGSQAKEGPTLVCGICKQAFPDRAALRKHALAAHHQVNLSGHVWSSNQARRGRRLPLEGPVPVLSGGQVKLQDFLGRDIPAQLVGVGPLSFWNQYTAFLSGGLPTKPAHGGGSGVASSSSSSSSASNTGTHGLFGSSVTPGKVAPSEAKEKPPVGSLLLLPPPPPAPAPEVIPENQGKGEK is encoded by the exons ATGATGAGCAGCTCCCGAGCGCacggagagcagcagcagccggagGGGGTGGCGGCGCCGGGCGACGGAGCCGCTGGCGCCGGCGGCGACTGCAGGATGGGCGAGGCCGCAG GAGATACCGGGGACGAGACAGCCCCATTATCCTGCCCCGCCTGCCGTACCAACTTCAAGGATCCCTCCGAGTTGTCCGCTCACGTGGATTCCTGCTGCTCGGAGCAGCCCACCTgttcctctgcagcagcagctacaGCCGCCGCTGGTCAGGACCACTCCAGCCTCTCCTCCTCGTCGTCCTCTTCCTCGGTGGAAGTCCGTCCCGAGAGCCCGCAGAGCATGGACGTCGAATCGGGGACGCTGCTGTCCGACCCAACCCAAGAAGCGGCCCTTCCCCGgccccctcccccgcctcccccaacactgccttcctcctccgcctccgcctccgtcCCCGCTGGGCACCTCAACATCCCCCTCATCTTGGAAGAGCTCCGGGTCCTGCAGCAACGCCAGCTGCACCAAATGCAGATGACCGAGCAGATCTGCCGCCAGGTGCTGCTGCTGGGGTCCCTGGGGCAGGTGGGCTCCCCGACCCCTCCCTCCGAGCCGGCCTCGGGAGCGTCTCTTCCTCCCAAGCCCCCCTTGCCGGTCTTCTCCATCAAAACAGAGCCAGGGAGGACCCAGGCATCCAGCTCCCCTGAGGTCCCCAAGCCCGCTTTCTTTCACCTCTACCACCCTTTCCCTGGAGGCGCCCGAGTGCCCAAGGCCGAGCAGCTCCTAGCTCCGGCCTTCCCCACAGCTACGGGCATCCTGGCCGCCCAGTGCTTGGGCACCGCCCGGGGTTTGGAGCAGGCGACGTCTCCGGGGCTCCTGCGGCAGAAGAatgggggaggagtggggggaggaggaggaggaggaggagtgttagAAAGcaggctggaggagaagcccgGAGGGCGCCACAAATGCCGCTTCTGCGGCAAGGTCTTTGGCAGCGACAGCGCCCTGCAGATCCACCTACGCTCTCATACGGGCGAGCGCCCTTACAAGTGCAACATCTGCGGCAACCGCTTCACCACCCGCGGCAACCTCAAGGTGCACTTCCACCGCCACCGGGAGAAATACCCCCACGTCCAGATGAACCCCCACCCCGTCCCCGAGCACCTGGACTACGTCCTCACCACCTCGGGGCTACCTTACGGCATGTCGGTGCCGCCTGAGAAGCCTGAGCCCGGAGAGGAAACCACCCCTCCGCCCACCGCCGAACGCAAGGCCCTGAGCGCCACTGAGAGCCTAACCCTGCTGTCTGGGGCCTCGCCGTCGGCAGCAGCTCAGGCCTTGCCCGGCTTCAACAAGCTGGTTCTGATGAAGGCAGTGGAGGCGAAAGGGAAGGGGGATGAGAACACCCCACCGGAAAGGGAGGCAGAGGGTGCCCGGCTTCAGCTGGGGAAGCTGGTGGGATCGCTGCCCAGTTGGGCCTTGCTAGCCAATCACTTCAAGGCGGGCACAGCAGTGGGGCCTTTCCCCTACGTGCTGGAAACGTCCCCCTCGGAGACATCCAAGCTCCAGCAGCTGGTGGAGAAGATTGACCGCCAGGGGTCTCCTTCGTCATCTTCTTGCTCTGCTCCCATCATGGCTGCCCAAGCTGTGGccgggtcctcctcctcctcctcttccctgcctgcTTCTTCGGGGCCCAACCAGTGTGTGATCTGCTTGCGGGTCCTGAGCTGCCCTCGAGCCCTGCAGCTCCACTACGGGCAGCACGGAGGGGAGAGGCCTTTCAAGTGCAAGGTGTGCGGGCGAGCCTTCTCCACCCGGGGGAACCTGCGTGCTCACTTTGTGGGCCACAAAACCAGCTCGGCTGCCAGGGCCCAGAACTCTTGCCCCATCTGCCAGAAGAAGTTCACCAATGCTGTTAGCCTCCAGCAGCACGTCCGCATGCACCTGGGTGGGCAGATCCCCAATGGGGCGCTCCTCCCTGAGCCCCCGACTTCGGAAGGGGCCACCTTGGGGGAAggcgagaagcagcagcaaccacagcAACAGGCCCCTCCCCAAGATGAGGAactgtcagaggaggaggaggaagaacccACCgatgaagactccctggaaagtgGAGGGGAGAAGGCCGAGGTGCCCTCCAGCCCGGAACAGGAAGCTCCGGGCCTCACCAAGGAAGGGGGAGAAGCGGGACAGGCGGAAGAGGAAGACGGTGGCACCAATGCTGCCTTGCCATCGGGGCCCGGAAGCCCTCAGCGGCCCATGCAGAAAGGGGAAGAGAAGGCGGAGGGGGAAAAGGCAGGAGGGGGAATGCCACAGGAAGAGGAACAGGAAACGGGCGGGGAAGGCCCATCGGAGAAGCAAGAGGGCAGTCAAGCCAAAGAGGGGCCGACGCTGGTTTGTGGGATTTGCAAGCAGGCCTTCCCTGACAGGGCCGCATTGCGCAAACATGCACTGGCTGCCCACCACCAG GTTAATCTCAGCGGCCACGTGTGGAGCAGCAACCAGGCGCGGCGAGGGAGGCGCCTGCCCCTAGAAGGCCCTGTGCCGGTGCTGTCGGGGGGCCAGGTCAAGCTCCAGGACTTCCTGGGGCGTGACATCCCAGCCCAGCTCGTAGGGGTGGGACCGCTCTCTTTCTGGAACCAGTACACGGCCTTCCTTTCTGGAGGCCTCCCGACCAAGCCAGCTCACGGTGGGGGTAGTGGTGtcgcttcttcctcctcctcctcttcttcggcATCCAACACGGGCACCCACGGCCTCTTCGGGTCCAGCGTCACCCCTGGGAAGGTGGCTCCCAGCGAGGCCAAGGAGAAGCCGCCGGTGGggtctctgctgctgcttcctccgccTCCGCCAGCCCCAGCTCCGGAGGTCATCCCTGAGAaccaagggaagggggagaagtaA
- the SALL2 gene encoding sal-like protein 2 isoform X2, producing the protein MMSSSRAHGEQQQPEGVAAPGDGAAGAGGDCRMGEAAERTMYEWAESCKGDTGDETAPLSCPACRTNFKDPSELSAHVDSCCSEQPTCSSAAAATAAAGQDHSSLSSSSSSSSVEVRPESPQSMDVESGTLLSDPTQEAALPRPPPPPPPTLPSSSASASVPAGHLNIPLILEELRVLQQRQLHQMQMTEQICRQVLLLGSLGQVGSPTPPSEPASGASLPPKPPLPVFSIKTEPGRTQASSSPEVPKPAFFHLYHPFPGGARVPKAEQLLAPAFPTATGILAAQCLGTARGLEQATSPGLLRQKNGGGVGGGGGGGGVLESRLEEKPGGRHKCRFCGKVFGSDSALQIHLRSHTGERPYKCNICGNRFTTRGNLKVHFHRHREKYPHVQMNPHPVPEHLDYVLTTSGLPYGMSVPPEKPEPGEETTPPPTAERKALSATESLTLLSGASPSAAAQALPGFNKLVLMKAVEAKGKGDENTPPEREAEGARLQLGKLVGSLPSWALLANHFKAGTAVGPFPYVLETSPSETSKLQQLVEKIDRQGSPSSSSCSAPIMAAQAVAGSSSSSSSLPASSGPNQCVICLRVLSCPRALQLHYGQHGGERPFKCKVCGRAFSTRGNLRAHFVGHKTSSAARAQNSCPICQKKFTNAVSLQQHVRMHLGGQIPNGALLPEPPTSEGATLGEGEKQQQPQQQAPPQDEELSEEEEEEPTDEDSLESGGEKAEVPSSPEQEAPGLTKEGGEAGQAEEEDGGTNAALPSGPGSPQRPMQKGEEKAEGEKAGGGMPQEEEQETGGEGPSEKQEGSQAKEGPTLVCGICKQAFPDRAALRKHALAAHHQVNLSGHVWSSNQARRGRRLPLEGPVPVLSGGQVKLQDFLGRDIPAQLVGVGPLSFWNQYTAFLSGGLPTKPAHGGGSGVASSSSSSSSASNTGTHGLFGSSVTPGKVAPSEAKEKPPVGSLLLLPPPPPAPAPEVIPENQGKGEK; encoded by the exons ATGATGAGCAGCTCCCGAGCGCacggagagcagcagcagccggagGGGGTGGCGGCGCCGGGCGACGGAGCCGCTGGCGCCGGCGGCGACTGCAGGATGGGCGAGGCCGCAG AGAGAACGATGTATGAATGGGCGGAATCTTGCAAAG GAGATACCGGGGACGAGACAGCCCCATTATCCTGCCCCGCCTGCCGTACCAACTTCAAGGATCCCTCCGAGTTGTCCGCTCACGTGGATTCCTGCTGCTCGGAGCAGCCCACCTgttcctctgcagcagcagctacaGCCGCCGCTGGTCAGGACCACTCCAGCCTCTCCTCCTCGTCGTCCTCTTCCTCGGTGGAAGTCCGTCCCGAGAGCCCGCAGAGCATGGACGTCGAATCGGGGACGCTGCTGTCCGACCCAACCCAAGAAGCGGCCCTTCCCCGgccccctcccccgcctcccccaacactgccttcctcctccgcctccgcctccgtcCCCGCTGGGCACCTCAACATCCCCCTCATCTTGGAAGAGCTCCGGGTCCTGCAGCAACGCCAGCTGCACCAAATGCAGATGACCGAGCAGATCTGCCGCCAGGTGCTGCTGCTGGGGTCCCTGGGGCAGGTGGGCTCCCCGACCCCTCCCTCCGAGCCGGCCTCGGGAGCGTCTCTTCCTCCCAAGCCCCCCTTGCCGGTCTTCTCCATCAAAACAGAGCCAGGGAGGACCCAGGCATCCAGCTCCCCTGAGGTCCCCAAGCCCGCTTTCTTTCACCTCTACCACCCTTTCCCTGGAGGCGCCCGAGTGCCCAAGGCCGAGCAGCTCCTAGCTCCGGCCTTCCCCACAGCTACGGGCATCCTGGCCGCCCAGTGCTTGGGCACCGCCCGGGGTTTGGAGCAGGCGACGTCTCCGGGGCTCCTGCGGCAGAAGAatgggggaggagtggggggaggaggaggaggaggaggagtgttagAAAGcaggctggaggagaagcccgGAGGGCGCCACAAATGCCGCTTCTGCGGCAAGGTCTTTGGCAGCGACAGCGCCCTGCAGATCCACCTACGCTCTCATACGGGCGAGCGCCCTTACAAGTGCAACATCTGCGGCAACCGCTTCACCACCCGCGGCAACCTCAAGGTGCACTTCCACCGCCACCGGGAGAAATACCCCCACGTCCAGATGAACCCCCACCCCGTCCCCGAGCACCTGGACTACGTCCTCACCACCTCGGGGCTACCTTACGGCATGTCGGTGCCGCCTGAGAAGCCTGAGCCCGGAGAGGAAACCACCCCTCCGCCCACCGCCGAACGCAAGGCCCTGAGCGCCACTGAGAGCCTAACCCTGCTGTCTGGGGCCTCGCCGTCGGCAGCAGCTCAGGCCTTGCCCGGCTTCAACAAGCTGGTTCTGATGAAGGCAGTGGAGGCGAAAGGGAAGGGGGATGAGAACACCCCACCGGAAAGGGAGGCAGAGGGTGCCCGGCTTCAGCTGGGGAAGCTGGTGGGATCGCTGCCCAGTTGGGCCTTGCTAGCCAATCACTTCAAGGCGGGCACAGCAGTGGGGCCTTTCCCCTACGTGCTGGAAACGTCCCCCTCGGAGACATCCAAGCTCCAGCAGCTGGTGGAGAAGATTGACCGCCAGGGGTCTCCTTCGTCATCTTCTTGCTCTGCTCCCATCATGGCTGCCCAAGCTGTGGccgggtcctcctcctcctcctcttccctgcctgcTTCTTCGGGGCCCAACCAGTGTGTGATCTGCTTGCGGGTCCTGAGCTGCCCTCGAGCCCTGCAGCTCCACTACGGGCAGCACGGAGGGGAGAGGCCTTTCAAGTGCAAGGTGTGCGGGCGAGCCTTCTCCACCCGGGGGAACCTGCGTGCTCACTTTGTGGGCCACAAAACCAGCTCGGCTGCCAGGGCCCAGAACTCTTGCCCCATCTGCCAGAAGAAGTTCACCAATGCTGTTAGCCTCCAGCAGCACGTCCGCATGCACCTGGGTGGGCAGATCCCCAATGGGGCGCTCCTCCCTGAGCCCCCGACTTCGGAAGGGGCCACCTTGGGGGAAggcgagaagcagcagcaaccacagcAACAGGCCCCTCCCCAAGATGAGGAactgtcagaggaggaggaggaagaacccACCgatgaagactccctggaaagtgGAGGGGAGAAGGCCGAGGTGCCCTCCAGCCCGGAACAGGAAGCTCCGGGCCTCACCAAGGAAGGGGGAGAAGCGGGACAGGCGGAAGAGGAAGACGGTGGCACCAATGCTGCCTTGCCATCGGGGCCCGGAAGCCCTCAGCGGCCCATGCAGAAAGGGGAAGAGAAGGCGGAGGGGGAAAAGGCAGGAGGGGGAATGCCACAGGAAGAGGAACAGGAAACGGGCGGGGAAGGCCCATCGGAGAAGCAAGAGGGCAGTCAAGCCAAAGAGGGGCCGACGCTGGTTTGTGGGATTTGCAAGCAGGCCTTCCCTGACAGGGCCGCATTGCGCAAACATGCACTGGCTGCCCACCACCAG GTTAATCTCAGCGGCCACGTGTGGAGCAGCAACCAGGCGCGGCGAGGGAGGCGCCTGCCCCTAGAAGGCCCTGTGCCGGTGCTGTCGGGGGGCCAGGTCAAGCTCCAGGACTTCCTGGGGCGTGACATCCCAGCCCAGCTCGTAGGGGTGGGACCGCTCTCTTTCTGGAACCAGTACACGGCCTTCCTTTCTGGAGGCCTCCCGACCAAGCCAGCTCACGGTGGGGGTAGTGGTGtcgcttcttcctcctcctcctcttcttcggcATCCAACACGGGCACCCACGGCCTCTTCGGGTCCAGCGTCACCCCTGGGAAGGTGGCTCCCAGCGAGGCCAAGGAGAAGCCGCCGGTGGggtctctgctgctgcttcctccgccTCCGCCAGCCCCAGCTCCGGAGGTCATCCCTGAGAaccaagggaagggggagaagtaA